From a region of the Pelorhabdus rhamnosifermentans genome:
- a CDS encoding DUF2905 domain-containing protein: MISGDLESIGKSLMIFAVVLFVIGAVLVFGSKLLPLGRLPGDIFVQKAQGSFFFPITTCIVISIVLTVLLNLFNRR; this comes from the coding sequence ATGATTTCCGGCGATTTGGAATCCATCGGAAAAAGTCTGATGATTTTTGCGGTAGTGCTTTTCGTGATTGGCGCAGTGCTTGTGTTTGGCAGCAAGCTGCTGCCGCTCGGGCGTTTACCAGGGGATATTTTTGTGCAAAAAGCCCAGGGAAGTTTCTTTTTCCCAATTACAACCTGTATTGTGATTAGTATTGTCTTGACAGTGTTACTCAACTTATTTAATAGACGGTAA
- the secD gene encoding protein translocase subunit SecD, translating to MRWNSFTKFFVAVLAILLCFAFFVKPLAFSIKQGLDLQGGTHVVLEAVDTPEAQVDDDAVQRVVKIIERRVNELGLTEPIIQRQGDRRIIVELPGVKDPDAAIALIGKTALMEFQDESGATVLTGKDLKDAKAEIDQSKRNLVNLEFTPEGAKAFGDLTTKNVGKHISILLDKQVLTSPVVNEPITGGKAMITGNRTIEEAQNLAILLRSGSLPVKVEVMELRTVGPTLGQDSRDKSITAFGIGIAAIVLFMLLYYRLSGLVANIALAMYVLMLLFGLKMLNATLTLPGIAGIILSIGMAVDANVLIFERFKEEVRAGKTLRAAMDAGFHRAFATIIDSHVTTIITAVVLFLLGTGSLKGFAITLGLGIILSLFTAITVSRFLLQSLMNSNLIKNHKVFGA from the coding sequence TTGCGTTGGAATAGTTTTACAAAGTTTTTTGTTGCAGTACTTGCCATTTTGTTGTGTTTTGCCTTTTTTGTGAAGCCCCTGGCTTTTTCAATCAAACAAGGTTTGGATTTACAAGGGGGAACGCATGTTGTTTTGGAGGCCGTCGATACACCTGAAGCGCAGGTGGATGATGATGCTGTCCAGCGTGTAGTGAAAATTATTGAACGGCGTGTCAATGAATTGGGGCTTACGGAGCCGATTATTCAGCGACAAGGTGACCGCAGGATTATTGTTGAACTTCCGGGTGTAAAAGATCCTGATGCGGCCATTGCCTTGATTGGTAAGACGGCACTCATGGAATTTCAGGATGAAAGCGGTGCAACTGTTCTGACAGGAAAAGATTTGAAAGATGCAAAAGCTGAGATTGACCAGTCGAAACGAAATTTAGTCAATCTTGAGTTTACTCCTGAAGGGGCTAAGGCATTTGGTGATTTGACCACGAAAAATGTGGGCAAACATATTTCGATTTTGTTAGATAAACAAGTTTTAACGAGCCCTGTTGTCAATGAGCCAATTACAGGTGGCAAGGCCATGATTACAGGCAATCGTACCATCGAAGAAGCCCAAAATTTGGCGATTTTACTTCGGTCAGGTTCTTTGCCTGTCAAGGTCGAAGTGATGGAATTACGTACGGTGGGGCCAACTCTTGGTCAAGATTCTAGAGATAAAAGTATTACAGCTTTCGGTATTGGTATTGCCGCCATTGTTCTTTTTATGTTACTTTATTATCGTTTATCAGGTCTGGTGGCCAATATTGCTCTGGCCATGTATGTGTTAATGCTGTTATTTGGACTCAAAATGCTCAATGCGACACTTACGCTACCGGGTATTGCCGGGATTATCTTATCCATTGGTATGGCAGTTGATGCTAATGTGCTTATTTTTGAACGGTTTAAAGAAGAAGTGCGCGCAGGAAAAACCTTGCGAGCTGCCATGGATGCCGGGTTCCACCGAGCTTTTGCCACGATTATTGACTCTCATGTCACAACCATCATTACTGCTGTGGTTTTGTTTCTGTTAGGAACAGGTTCGCTGAAAGGTTTCGCTATTACATTGGGCCTGGGAATTATTTTGAGTTTGTTTACGGCCATTACAGTGAGTCGCTTTTTGCTGCAATCCTTGATGAACTCAAACCTAATCAAAAATCACAAAGTATTTGGAGCATAG
- a CDS encoding 5-formyltetrahydrofolate cyclo-ligase — protein MQNKDLSTGKRSLRKSLLARRRQILPDDWQRLSESVVKSLINWPNFLQAQTIMAYMAMKDEVLLQSLIETAWKLGKRVVVPKMTGEFGQMNAVAIDSCSSWTVAAFGIQEPLDAPVVNPHAIDLVLLSGVAFDRQGNRLGMGGGYYDRFLSDTPQALVVGVTVSKQLVAHIPMDTYDRPVDVVITEKGFIYCNKRKQDLGHP, from the coding sequence ATGCAAAATAAGGACCTATCTACAGGGAAACGGAGTCTAAGAAAAAGCTTACTTGCTCGTCGTCGGCAAATTTTGCCTGATGACTGGCAAAGACTCAGTGAATCTGTCGTTAAGTCATTGATAAACTGGCCAAACTTTCTTCAGGCTCAAACGATTATGGCCTATATGGCGATGAAAGATGAAGTTCTCTTGCAGTCTTTGATTGAAACTGCCTGGAAACTCGGTAAAAGGGTTGTTGTACCGAAAATGACGGGAGAGTTTGGTCAGATGAATGCTGTGGCTATTGATTCGTGTAGCTCTTGGACTGTTGCTGCTTTTGGCATTCAAGAACCTCTTGATGCGCCTGTAGTCAATCCTCATGCGATTGACCTGGTCCTTTTGTCTGGTGTGGCTTTTGACAGGCAAGGAAATCGGCTTGGCATGGGTGGGGGTTATTATGACCGCTTTCTGTCTGATACGCCCCAAGCACTTGTTGTGGGTGTTACAGTAAGCAAACAGCTTGTTGCGCACATTCCAATGGATACTTATGATCGTCCTGTTGATGTTGTCATAACTGAAAAGGGCTTTATTTATTGTAATAAGCGTAAACAGGATCTTGGGCATCCATGA
- a CDS encoding PP2C family protein-serine/threonine phosphatase → MEVRIGVARTNKYAMRECGDSVETVERPRGGVSVILADGQGSGKPAKLTSSLVVNKTVALIADGARDGAVARSVHDYLYNMKDGKVSSTLTIMSVDLDTQTVVFCRNSNCPVLVKQDYGIDSYDQSISSIGVHKRMKPLVYEMPLNVGMILLSYSDGIQAAGRKRGKEFDLQHIYRILNENKAEDVNFIAQSILEYALDLDDYRPGDDMTVAVVGVSDKEAGHLVRRLNMVYPY, encoded by the coding sequence GTGGAAGTTAGAATTGGCGTGGCCAGAACAAATAAATATGCCATGAGAGAATGCGGCGATAGCGTTGAGACAGTTGAGCGTCCGCGGGGCGGTGTTAGTGTCATTTTAGCGGATGGACAAGGAAGCGGGAAACCTGCGAAGCTTACAAGTAGTCTTGTTGTGAATAAGACGGTTGCGCTTATTGCCGATGGCGCGCGCGATGGAGCTGTCGCACGGAGTGTTCATGATTATTTATATAATATGAAGGACGGGAAAGTTTCTTCGACATTAACCATTATGTCCGTTGATTTGGATACACAAACAGTCGTTTTTTGTCGAAATTCAAATTGTCCCGTATTAGTCAAGCAAGATTATGGGATTGATTCCTATGATCAATCCATTTCTTCTATTGGTGTTCATAAGCGAATGAAGCCGCTTGTGTATGAAATGCCACTCAATGTGGGAATGATTTTACTATCCTATAGTGATGGCATTCAAGCAGCTGGCAGAAAACGCGGCAAAGAATTTGACTTACAGCATATTTATCGGATTTTAAACGAAAACAAGGCGGAAGACGTCAATTTTATTGCACAAAGTATTTTGGAATATGCCTTGGATTTGGATGACTATCGCCCCGGTGATGACATGACAGTGGCTGTAGTTGGAGTGTCCGATAAGGAGGCGGGTCATTTAGTTCGCCGATTAAATATGGTTTATCCTTATTAA
- a CDS encoding SpoIID/LytB domain-containing protein, which yields MNRFYSSLLRISLIGVLFCGIPMTLAAQPALADRANVAAASPLIRVGIWSNQPNLIVGADADFHVVDENTHEIIGNYGVKEKVTITSRSGNIWINGVKTGTQKINVISAENGKKALIEVNRQHYRGNIEIHRTVGKSGLTVVNTLPVDEYLYSVVAKEMSPDWNKEALKAQAVAARTYAMANQNKYHGDGYGIGATPDCQIYVGADSEAAQTNAAVDETSGLVVTYQDKLIDAAFHSSGGGYTENSENVWGGVLPYLRGVVDYDQKMPNYRWEKQLTPSQVDVALAKGGIAIGPIQAFELSHFTGQPENEPDRGISGRVKTLRLIGSAGSVEITGSKLRSLLGLHSTLFDIQIMLPSKPELEFDITDGYGRTGSKKVPSKLPLFPVRKTPGDGDNIERLTGDSTELIVMSGYGYGHGLGLSQWGAKVMADKAPAGDSSYFRQILKHYYRGVEVTKFY from the coding sequence ATGAATCGGTTTTATTCAAGTTTGCTGCGCATTAGTCTTATTGGCGTTCTGTTTTGTGGTATTCCCATGACTCTAGCGGCTCAGCCTGCTTTAGCTGATCGAGCGAATGTGGCAGCAGCGAGTCCGCTGATTCGCGTCGGTATTTGGTCCAATCAACCGAATCTTATTGTTGGTGCGGACGCTGATTTTCATGTTGTTGATGAAAACACGCATGAAATTATTGGAAATTATGGTGTCAAAGAAAAAGTTACTATTACGAGTCGATCCGGTAACATCTGGATCAATGGCGTGAAAACAGGAACTCAAAAAATTAATGTCATTTCTGCTGAAAATGGAAAAAAAGCGTTAATTGAAGTGAACAGGCAACATTACCGGGGAAATATTGAGATTCATCGGACAGTCGGTAAATCGGGACTCACAGTAGTAAATACGCTGCCTGTGGACGAATATCTCTATAGTGTTGTTGCCAAGGAAATGTCACCGGATTGGAATAAGGAAGCCCTTAAAGCACAAGCTGTGGCGGCGCGGACTTATGCGATGGCCAATCAAAATAAATATCATGGCGATGGCTATGGTATTGGTGCCACCCCAGACTGCCAGATCTATGTGGGAGCGGATAGTGAAGCCGCCCAGACTAATGCGGCTGTTGATGAAACAAGCGGTCTTGTTGTGACTTATCAAGATAAACTGATTGATGCAGCTTTTCATTCCAGCGGCGGTGGTTATACGGAAAATAGTGAAAATGTTTGGGGAGGCGTTCTCCCTTATTTACGCGGTGTCGTTGATTACGACCAGAAAATGCCGAATTATCGTTGGGAAAAGCAATTGACGCCCAGTCAAGTGGATGTTGCTTTGGCGAAGGGCGGGATTGCCATTGGTCCTATTCAGGCTTTTGAACTTTCCCATTTTACGGGCCAACCGGAAAATGAGCCTGACAGAGGCATTTCTGGTCGTGTAAAGACGCTGCGTCTTATTGGTTCTGCGGGTTCTGTTGAAATAACAGGAAGTAAACTCCGCTCACTTCTTGGGCTTCATAGTACCTTGTTTGATATTCAGATTATGTTGCCGAGCAAGCCCGAATTGGAATTTGATATTACCGATGGCTATGGTCGGACAGGCAGCAAGAAAGTTCCTAGTAAATTGCCACTCTTTCCCGTAAGAAAAACGCCTGGCGATGGGGATAATATTGAACGTCTGACAGGAGATTCTACTGAACTGATTGTCATGAGTGGTTATGGTTACGGTCATGGGCTGGGACTATCGCAGTGGGGAGCCAAAGTGATGGCAGATAAAGCACCCGCCGGGGATTCAAGTTATTTTAGACAAATTCTTAAGCATTACTATCGAGGTGTGGAAGTAACCAAGTTTTATTAA
- a CDS encoding 3-keto-L-gulonate-6-phosphate decarboxylase UlaD, whose protein sequence is MMIPKLQIALDNLTFTDAINALKGVAQEVDIIEVGTILLCAEGIRAVEYIKNMYPDKIVLADAKIADAGKIITPMMFDAGADWTTIICCADIPTVASALEIAKQRGRDIQIELTGHWTKELAQEWQKIGVRQVVYHRSRDSQAAGVNWGLADLEKVGQLCKMGFQVTVTGGVNVEDIQFFKELPIYVFIAGRAIRDASSPVSAARAFKNEFEKYW, encoded by the coding sequence ATGATGATTCCAAAGTTACAGATTGCACTGGATAATTTAACATTTACAGATGCCATTAACGCGCTCAAGGGTGTGGCTCAAGAGGTGGATATTATTGAAGTCGGTACTATTCTGCTTTGCGCCGAGGGAATACGTGCTGTTGAATATATTAAAAACATGTATCCTGATAAAATTGTTTTGGCTGACGCGAAAATTGCTGATGCTGGAAAAATTATTACACCCATGATGTTTGACGCTGGAGCTGACTGGACAACTATTATTTGCTGCGCCGATATTCCAACCGTTGCGAGTGCTTTGGAGATAGCGAAACAAAGAGGGCGCGATATTCAAATTGAATTGACTGGCCACTGGACAAAAGAATTGGCGCAAGAATGGCAGAAGATTGGTGTAAGGCAAGTTGTATATCATCGTTCGCGTGATTCACAGGCTGCAGGTGTAAACTGGGGACTCGCTGATCTTGAAAAAGTGGGCCAGTTATGCAAAATGGGCTTTCAAGTCACTGTTACTGGCGGTGTGAATGTCGAAGATATTCAATTTTTTAAAGAACTGCCGATTTATGTGTTTATTGCTGGTCGTGCCATTCGTGATGCTTCTTCACCGGTCTCTGCTGCTCGTGCGTTCAAGAACGAATTCGAAAAATATTGGTGA
- the yajC gene encoding preprotein translocase subunit YajC: MNGLSEEIQQMVLQFWPIVLMIVIFYFLLYRPQKNEQKKRANMLESLKKGDRIVTNGGLFGTITGFTDKKITIKVAEKVEVDIARNAVGYMQGEDAK, from the coding sequence ATGAATGGATTGTCAGAAGAAATTCAACAAATGGTTTTGCAATTTTGGCCAATCGTGCTCATGATTGTTATTTTTTACTTCTTGCTCTATCGCCCACAAAAAAATGAACAAAAGAAACGCGCTAACATGCTGGAGTCCTTGAAAAAAGGCGATCGTATTGTAACGAATGGCGGCCTTTTTGGTACCATTACGGGCTTTACAGATAAGAAAATAACTATCAAAGTGGCTGAAAAGGTAGAAGTGGATATTGCTCGTAATGCTGTAGGTTATATGCAAGGTGAAGATGCAAAATAA
- the tgt gene encoding tRNA guanosine(34) transglycosylase Tgt: MAITYELVKECPETGARAGKLHTPHGTFDTPIFMPVGTQATVKSMSPEELKDMGAGIILSNTYHLFLRPGHDLVAEAGGLHQFMNWDRGILTDSGGFQVFSLGPLRKITEEGVEFRSHIDGSKQFLSPEIATQVQMALGADIIMAFDECVPYPAEFEYARLSTERTTRWAERCKKAHTRQDQGLFGIVQGGMYKELRAKSANELVALDFPGYAIGGLSVGEPKSMMYEMLEHTTPLLPKGKPRYLMGVGTPDCLVEGVVRGIDMFDCVFPTRVARNGTAMTKYGRLVVKNAEYARDFRPIDEECGCYACKHYSRAYIRHLLKTDEIFGLRLTTTHNLYFLIDFMRKMRQAIIEERFPRFREQFWQEYQA, encoded by the coding sequence TTGGCAATAACCTATGAATTAGTAAAAGAATGTCCCGAAACAGGGGCTCGTGCCGGGAAGCTACATACGCCCCACGGCACGTTTGATACGCCGATCTTTATGCCAGTTGGGACTCAGGCAACAGTGAAAAGTATGTCGCCGGAGGAACTAAAGGACATGGGAGCAGGCATTATTTTGAGTAATACTTACCATTTGTTTTTACGGCCAGGTCATGATCTTGTGGCTGAAGCAGGTGGACTTCATCAGTTTATGAATTGGGATCGCGGAATCTTGACAGATAGCGGCGGATTTCAAGTGTTTAGTTTGGGTCCTTTGCGCAAAATTACGGAAGAAGGCGTGGAGTTTCGTTCTCATATTGACGGTTCTAAACAGTTTTTATCACCTGAAATTGCCACTCAGGTTCAAATGGCTCTTGGCGCCGATATTATTATGGCTTTTGATGAATGCGTTCCTTATCCAGCTGAGTTTGAATACGCCAGACTCTCGACGGAACGGACGACGCGCTGGGCTGAGCGTTGTAAAAAAGCTCATACGCGTCAGGACCAGGGACTGTTTGGGATTGTTCAAGGCGGGATGTATAAGGAATTGCGCGCCAAGAGTGCAAACGAATTAGTGGCACTTGATTTTCCGGGCTATGCTATTGGCGGTTTAAGTGTAGGCGAGCCCAAGTCCATGATGTATGAAATGCTTGAGCATACGACCCCGCTGTTGCCTAAAGGAAAACCACGTTATTTAATGGGGGTTGGCACACCGGATTGTCTTGTTGAAGGCGTTGTGCGAGGCATTGATATGTTTGACTGCGTATTCCCAACGCGTGTGGCGCGTAATGGCACGGCTATGACAAAATATGGGCGTCTTGTCGTGAAAAATGCCGAATATGCGCGAGATTTTCGGCCTATTGACGAAGAATGCGGCTGCTATGCCTGTAAGCATTATTCGCGTGCCTATATTCGTCATTTGTTAAAAACAGATGAAATTTTCGGATTACGGTTGACGACTACACATAATTTGTATTTTTTAATTGATTTTATGCGTAAAATGCGTCAAGCTATTATTGAAGAACGTTTTCCACGCTTTCGTGAACAATTTTGGCAAGAATATCAGGCTTAA
- a CDS encoding L-ribulose-5-phosphate 3-epimerase — protein sequence MKNLLGLYEKALPHEMGWLEKLQMAQKLGFDFMEISIDESDERLARLTWTTAEKQQLCEAMRTTGIPLLSMCFSGHRRFPLGSRQMDIRAKALSMMSQAIDLARDLGIRVIQLAGYDVYYEAAGEDTRAYFLEGLKQSVAMAARSQVMLAIEIMDTPFLNSITKYLYYDEQIKSSWLTVYPDIGNLSAWGNDVAAELELGFSRIVAVHIKETRNVTATFQGAFRDVPFGEGNVDFVHIFKKLKKLGYSGPFVMEMWGDTFPDSIQEITRSKKFIMNKLCEGGF from the coding sequence GTGAAGAATTTATTAGGACTGTATGAAAAGGCCCTTCCTCACGAGATGGGCTGGTTGGAAAAATTGCAGATGGCGCAAAAACTCGGTTTTGATTTTATGGAAATATCGATTGATGAAAGTGATGAACGACTGGCGCGATTGACCTGGACGACAGCAGAAAAACAGCAGTTGTGTGAAGCGATGCGTACCACTGGTATTCCCCTTCTTTCCATGTGTTTTAGCGGTCATCGACGTTTTCCACTTGGAAGCCGTCAGATGGATATAAGGGCTAAGGCGCTCAGCATGATGTCGCAGGCCATTGATTTGGCTCGCGACCTTGGCATTCGTGTTATTCAGCTTGCAGGATATGATGTTTATTATGAGGCAGCAGGCGAGGATACGCGCGCTTATTTTCTCGAAGGGTTGAAACAATCTGTGGCTATGGCGGCCCGGAGTCAAGTCATGTTAGCCATTGAAATTATGGATACCCCTTTCCTTAACTCAATCACGAAGTATCTCTATTATGACGAACAAATTAAGTCGTCGTGGCTTACGGTATATCCGGATATCGGTAATTTAAGCGCGTGGGGCAATGATGTAGCGGCTGAACTGGAACTGGGCTTTTCGCGTATTGTTGCTGTGCATATTAAAGAAACGCGGAATGTGACTGCCACATTTCAGGGGGCGTTTCGTGATGTTCCCTTTGGAGAAGGAAATGTAGACTTTGTGCATATTTTCAAAAAACTTAAAAAATTGGGTTATAGCGGACCTTTTGTGATGGAAATGTGGGGAGACACATTTCCAGATTCGATTCAAGAAATTACTCGTTCTAAAAAATTTATCATGAATAAGCTTTGCGAAGGCGGATTTTAA
- a CDS encoding HD domain-containing protein — protein MITVEDLQHDSEISVYLSRSTEYLGNIGFTEHGKRHATLVSKWAYQVLKSLDYAERDCQLAEMAGYLHDLANMINRFNHGGSGALMAFQILSRMKMEPEEIALVISAIGNHEEESGSVVNHVAAALILADKSDVHRSRVTNKDFAKFEIHDRVNYAAEKSTLVVNKEHKTVTLDITINTEICPVMEYFEIFLARMIMCRRAAEFLKCYFSIVINENRLL, from the coding sequence ATGATTACAGTGGAAGACCTACAGCATGATTCGGAAATATCGGTATATTTGTCACGCAGCACAGAGTATCTGGGGAATATCGGATTTACTGAACATGGCAAACGCCACGCGACACTTGTTTCAAAATGGGCTTATCAAGTCTTAAAGAGCCTTGATTATGCTGAACGGGATTGTCAGCTTGCCGAAATGGCGGGGTATCTGCATGACTTAGCCAATATGATTAATCGGTTTAATCATGGCGGGTCGGGTGCACTTATGGCATTTCAAATATTATCAAGAATGAAAATGGAACCGGAAGAAATTGCACTGGTTATTTCAGCTATTGGCAATCATGAAGAAGAAAGCGGCAGTGTTGTCAATCATGTGGCGGCTGCTTTAATATTAGCTGATAAATCAGATGTCCATCGCTCACGTGTGACAAATAAGGATTTTGCTAAATTTGAAATTCATGACCGTGTTAATTATGCTGCAGAAAAAAGTACCTTAGTTGTCAACAAGGAACATAAGACGGTGACGCTAGATATTACAATTAATACAGAAATTTGCCCTGTTATGGAGTATTTTGAAATTTTTTTGGCCCGTATGATTATGTGTCGGCGGGCAGCCGAATTTCTAAAATGTTATTTTTCTATTGTTATTAATGAAAATCGTTTGTTATAA
- a CDS encoding epoxyqueuosine reductase QueH has translation MKVLLHICCGPCSIYPIKFLRELDDHIGKPADVVGYFYNPNIHPYKEFKRRLTTAREYTKQIKLEFIVDDDYALREFLTGAMNTEPSRCHFCYEMRLRKAAQKAKELGFDAFTTSLLVSPFQKHELIHEIGERIAKEVGIAFYYIDFRPGWDEGVEISKELELYRQPYCGCIFSEQERYQKVRKVKKA, from the coding sequence TTGAAAGTTCTATTACATATTTGTTGTGGACCTTGTTCCATTTATCCCATTAAATTTTTACGGGAACTTGACGACCATATTGGTAAGCCGGCGGATGTTGTAGGCTATTTTTATAATCCCAATATTCATCCTTACAAGGAATTTAAGCGGCGCTTAACAACGGCCCGGGAGTATACGAAGCAAATTAAACTAGAATTTATTGTGGATGATGATTATGCTTTGCGCGAATTCCTCACAGGGGCGATGAATACGGAGCCCAGTCGGTGTCACTTTTGCTATGAAATGCGGTTGAGGAAAGCAGCGCAGAAGGCCAAAGAGCTTGGGTTTGACGCTTTTACAACGTCACTCCTTGTCAGTCCGTTTCAAAAGCATGAGTTAATTCATGAAATTGGTGAAAGAATTGCCAAGGAAGTCGGTATTGCTTTTTATTACATTGATTTTCGGCCTGGCTGGGATGAAGGCGTTGAGATTAGTAAGGAACTCGAACTATACCGTCAGCCTTACTGCGGCTGTATTTTTAGTGAGCAGGAACGTTATCAAAAGGTGCGGAAGGTGAAGAAAGCATGA
- the queA gene encoding tRNA preQ1(34) S-adenosylmethionine ribosyltransferase-isomerase QueA, producing MQLTDFDYHLPPERIAQHPIEPRDQSRLMVLNRKTETIEHRTFCDIIDYFEPGDTLVFNDTKVIPARLMGWKETTGAHIEVLLLKRLTGDEWEVLVKPGKKAKPGTVIKFGDELACEVLRGTDFGGRIVRFSYEGIFEEILDRLGEMPLPPYITEKLADKNRYQTVYAREEGSAAAPTAGLHFTTKLLDTLREKGVQCVFITLHVGLGTFRPVNVEEITDHHMHSEYYSISSEAAEVINLAKQEGRRVIAVGTTAVRTLETAAKNGRISSGSGWTDIFIYPGYEYQIINALITNFHLPKSTLLMLVSALASREFILRAYELAVAKEYRFFSFGDAMLIL from the coding sequence GTGCAGTTGACTGATTTTGATTATCATTTACCGCCTGAGCGGATTGCTCAGCATCCGATTGAGCCGCGTGATCAGTCACGACTCATGGTTCTTAATCGTAAGACAGAGACGATTGAGCATCGTACGTTTTGTGATATTATCGATTATTTTGAACCGGGTGATACGCTGGTTTTTAATGACACGAAAGTGATACCTGCTCGTTTGATGGGCTGGAAGGAAACGACAGGTGCTCATATTGAAGTGCTTTTATTAAAGCGTTTGACTGGTGATGAATGGGAGGTTCTTGTCAAGCCAGGCAAAAAAGCGAAACCCGGAACAGTCATTAAGTTTGGTGATGAACTTGCTTGCGAGGTGCTTAGAGGCACGGATTTTGGCGGCAGAATCGTGCGATTTTCCTATGAAGGCATTTTTGAAGAAATTTTGGACAGGCTAGGAGAAATGCCACTTCCTCCTTATATTACAGAAAAACTGGCTGATAAGAATCGTTATCAAACGGTTTATGCCCGTGAAGAAGGTTCTGCAGCCGCACCAACGGCCGGGCTTCATTTTACAACAAAACTACTTGACACTCTGAGAGAAAAGGGCGTTCAATGTGTATTTATTACTCTTCATGTGGGGCTGGGCACTTTCAGGCCTGTTAATGTGGAAGAGATTACGGATCATCATATGCATAGTGAATATTATTCCATTTCATCTGAGGCAGCTGAGGTTATCAATTTGGCGAAGCAAGAAGGACGTCGGGTGATTGCTGTGGGAACAACGGCTGTGCGGACTTTAGAGACAGCAGCCAAGAATGGGAGAATTTCCAGTGGCTCTGGTTGGACAGATATCTTTATTTATCCTGGCTATGAATATCAAATCATTAATGCTTTGATTACGAATTTTCATCTGCCCAAGTCGACGCTGCTCATGCTTGTGAGTGCTCTGGCCAGTCGGGAATTTATTTTACGGGCCTATGAACTAGCGGTTGCTAAAGAGTATCGATTTTTCAGCTTTGGTGACGCCATGTTGATTTTATAA
- the ulaG gene encoding L-ascorbate 6-phosphate lactonase encodes MGKIDEITKESWILSTFPQWGTWLNEEIEAEVVAPGTFAMWWLGCTGIWMKSEGDANICIDFWCGSGKKTKKKALIDPHHQMARMTGCKKLQPNLRVAPFVLDPFAIKKVDAIVATHDHSDHIDVNVAAAVMKNCDSTVPFIGPKACVDLWMSWGVPVERCMTVKPGDRVKIKDTELIALESFDRTALITAPQEVILSGSLPGNMDDRAVNYIIKTPGGSIYHSGDSHYSNYYAKHGNDFEIDVALGSYGENPRGITDKMTASDILRMAEALKTKVIIPFHHDIWSNFQADPAEINVLFEMKRNRLQYQFQPFIWQVGGKFIYPADKNNREYHYPRGFDDCFEGEPDLPYPSFL; translated from the coding sequence ATGGGAAAAATTGATGAGATTACAAAAGAGTCTTGGATTCTTAGCACTTTTCCTCAATGGGGAACATGGTTAAATGAAGAAATTGAGGCAGAAGTCGTTGCACCCGGTACTTTTGCTATGTGGTGGTTGGGGTGTACAGGTATTTGGATGAAATCGGAAGGAGACGCCAATATTTGTATCGATTTTTGGTGCGGAAGTGGTAAAAAAACCAAAAAAAAGGCATTGATCGATCCCCACCATCAGATGGCAAGAATGACGGGCTGCAAAAAATTGCAGCCAAATCTTCGCGTAGCCCCGTTTGTTCTTGATCCATTTGCGATAAAAAAAGTTGATGCAATTGTGGCGACTCATGACCATAGTGATCATATTGATGTCAATGTGGCAGCAGCAGTTATGAAAAACTGTGATTCAACTGTACCTTTTATTGGACCAAAAGCGTGTGTGGATTTGTGGATGAGTTGGGGTGTACCAGTTGAGCGCTGCATGACTGTAAAACCGGGTGATAGAGTAAAGATTAAAGACACAGAGCTTATTGCGCTGGAGTCTTTTGATCGTACGGCTTTGATTACAGCTCCGCAAGAAGTGATTCTGTCGGGGTCGCTGCCGGGGAATATGGATGACAGAGCCGTTAACTATATTATCAAAACACCAGGGGGTTCTATTTATCATAGTGGTGATTCTCATTACTCGAATTATTATGCGAAACATGGCAATGATTTTGAAATTGATGTGGCATTGGGGTCTTACGGCGAGAATCCGCGCGGGATAACGGATAAGATGACAGCTTCGGATATTCTCCGTATGGCAGAAGCTTTGAAGACGAAAGTGATTATTCCGTTTCATCATGATATTTGGTCAAATTTTCAAGCTGATCCTGCTGAAATTAACGTTCTTTTTGAAATGAAGAGAAATCGTTTGCAATATCAGTTTCAGCCTTTTATTTGGCAAGTGGGTGGCAAATTCATTTATCCAGCTGATAAAAATAATCGTGAATATCATTATCCACGTGGTTTCGACGATTGTTTTGAAGGGGAGCCGGATCTTCCTTATCCGTCGTTTCTTTAA